TGAGCTTCCTCGTATTCAGTGGCCTGCAGCTAACACCTTTGTCAAAGAAGCGGTTACCTATACCCAGCAACACTTTGCCAGTAATCCAGGCAGTAGCCACGGTTTTGTCTATCCCATTGACCACGACAGTGCTCGGCAATTCCTGTATCAATTTCTAGAAACCCGCATTGACCAATATGGTGCCTACCAAGATGCCATCGATGCAGACCAATCCTACTTATTCCACTCCGTGTTGACGCCTGCCCTGAACATTGGTTTATTGCATCCAGAAGAAATCGTCCAAGCCACCTTAGACCGGCATGCAGATCGCCCCATTCCTCTCAACTCCTTGGAGGGGTTTATTCGTCAGGTGATTGGTTGGCGGGAATATGTCCGAGGCGTCTACCTACTAAAAGGACGAACCCAAAGAACCACTAATTTTTTCCAGCACCATCGGCCTATCCCTGAACAATTTTGGAGCGCCAATACAGGTATTCTTCCTTTTGATACGGCCATGGCACGGGCGCTGGACAGTAGCTACGCCAACCATATTGAACGACTCATGGTGTTTAGTAACCTATTCTTGCTCTGCGAATTCGATCCAGATCAGGTTTATCGGTGGTTTTCATCGTTGTTTATCGATGCCTTTGACTGGGTGATGGTCCCTAATGTGTATGGCATGGGCCAGTATGCCGACGGGGGCCTAATGATTACTAAACCCTATGTCAGTTCTTCCAATTACCTGCGCAAGATGAGTTATTTCAAGTCCGGGGACTGGAGTGCCCTTTGGGATGGTCTATATTGGCGGTTTATGCACAAGCATCGATCGTTATTTGAACGTAATCCTCGCACGCGGATGACCGTCAGCCATCTTGATCGCATGGGTGACAAGCTCGACCAGCATTTGCAGGTATCCGCAGCCTTTCTTGATAGCTTTTAGGTCCCATGAGCCAACAGCAGCTTAGCAGTGGGCTGCAATTTGGTTGGCTTCGCGAGGTGGATAGGTCAAGGCGGCGAATATCAGCACGATGAGGTCAAACGCCAGTTTCAAGCTCTGGACTACCACGTTTTTCACCACTACTAAGCAGCCCATCAGCAAGAGTTTCAACAGCGTTCGGCCAGACTGAGCGACTGCAGGGGTGGTCGAGGTGACGAGGTGACCAGGTAAATACAAAAAGCAGGACAAAGCCAACAAGTTGACGATCAGAATGCCGATTAGCAGATAGCTACCAATACCTGCCAAAAATGACCCTTTTTGCATGGAAGGGAGAAGCTTATCTAAAGCGGACAATACCCCCACCATGCCGAAGGGAGCTAACCACCGAGGTAAGCATATTCCCTGGGTAAATTGCTTCAGTAGGTGAAATCCATTATTGACGACCACCGATAACCATTCGCCACTCTGATCAGCCATGAACTAGCCCTACCCATAGACGTTGAAGATATCTTACACATAATCCAGGGATTGTCAACCTTTTTCCTCCAAATAAAGGGATTTAGCAAAATCTTTTGCTCTTATTCACAGAAATGCGGCGAAAAAATTTTTTCAGAGTTATTTTAGTGGAGATGTTAGGGGATTTTGGAGTCGAGCATGGCGAGTCGAGAGCATCTAAACATACTGAATCAGGGCGTTAAAGCCTGGAATCAGTGGAGAGATGCCAACCCTAATATTCGTCCTAATCTGCAATTGGCAAACCTGAATGGCAAAAACCTCAGCAAGATCAATTTCAGTCGAGCGGATCTGAGCGGTGCGGATCTGAGTGGAACAGAACTCAGGCATGCTCACCTAATTGGCGCTAATCTCAGCCGGGCCTTTATGCGTTGGTCGGATTTGAGTCGAGCCACCTTGAGAGGGGCCTATTTATGGGGAGCCGATTTAAGTGGCACCACCCTGGAACAGGTGGACCTAAGCTATGCCAAACTGCGTGGGGCAACCATGCGTTGGGCTGACCTTAGCTTTGCCAGACTCACCCAGGCTAACCTCCGAGGGGCCACCCTGAGTGGGGCCACCCTTTGCCGTTCGATTCTGAGAAAGGCAGATTGCAGTTGGACAGAACTTCGCTGGGCCGATATGCGGGGAGCCAACCTATATGAAACGGATTTACGATGGACGGATCTGCGCGGGGCCGATTTGCGGTATTCGTCGTTAGATTATGCGATCGCACTTTCGTCTGACTTTACTGGAGCCACCTTTACTGGGGCCAGTATCGAAAACTGGAAAATCAGTAACGACACTAAATTTGATGAAGTGGACTGTGCTTATATTTACCTCAAATCTTCCCAACGCGATCGCCATCCCCTAGCAGGTGACTTTATCTCCGGTGAGTTTATCAACCTGGTGCAAAAACCCGTTGGAACCATTGACTTACTCTTCTTGCACGGTATCGATTGGTTGGCCTTTGTCGCCGCTTATCAAGCACTTACCAATGAATTTGTCCAGTGTGATATCGATATTCAGGCCATTGAGAAGAAAAGTGGAGGCGCTTTTACCGTCCGATTAGAAGTTCCTGTTGATGCCAATTATGAGGCGATTGAAGCTCAGGCAAAACAGCATTACACTGCTCAGCTTAAAGCGATTGAGAGACGATATAAATCTCAGCTCAATGCCACTGACGTGGAATTAAAAATTTACCGCCAGAAAAATGCTGATATCAAGGAGATTACCAAACTGCTAGCAGTTAGACCGTTAAAAGCGAGGAATAAAGCGGCTCTTCAACATCAGCCTAATTTGCGAGTGCCCTCTTAAAAGCTGCTTCCAAAATACCTGCCGATCCAGGTCGTTCACTTAAATCGGTAAATTTGCTCGCGGTTTATAGGTTTCAATTTGGCGGATTTGTTCGTATAGTTCCCGCTCTCTTGGGCTAATATTTTTAGGCGATTCGATGCGAATCTCAACTAATTGATCGCCTCGTTTCCCATTAGACGTGGGATATCCTTTTCCCCCCAGCCGCAGCCGCTGACCGGAACGAACCCCGCTAGGAATAGTCACCTTCACCCATCCATCTAAGGTGGGGGCTTCGATTTGTCCCCCCAGGATGGCTTCTGCACAGGTAATTGGTAGTTCGCAAATAATATCGTTCCCTTCTAAGCGATAGAAGGCATGAGGAGAAACATCAATTTTGAGATAAAGGTCACCGCCAGAAGTTCCCTGTCCTTTCAGACGAATACGCTGGCCTGACACCATCCCCATGGGCATCGACACTTCTAAAGACCGTCCATCTTCCAAGCGAATGCGCTCTCTGCCCCCGGCATAAGCCTTTTCCAAGGGCAGAGTCAGGCGAGCTTCGGCATCTCTCTGGCCCGCAGCAGACGATTTCGGCTTGCTTCTCGTTTGCTTACGAGCATTGCTTTTCTTGCCATAGGGCCGTTCTAAGAGCTGATCTAAAAATTCTTGAAAATCTGCAAATTCACTAAAATCCACCTTGTCCGAGACAAAGGGATTGGTCTGTCGTCCCCATTTCTTCGTCGATTGGGGACTGCTCGATTTTTGAAATCCCTGCTGTTGCCAATATTGGCCGAACTGATCATACTTAGAACGCTTTTCGACATCCGACAAGACATCGTAGGCTTCACTGATGGTTTTGAACTGCTCTTCCGCCGCCTTATCGCCCGGGTTCAAATCAGGATGATATTGTCGGGCTAATTTTCGATAGGAACGCTTAATCTCTTCCGTGGATGCCTCTTTAGACACCTTAAGAATGTCGTAGTAATTGCGGAAGTTCTGCATCTACCTCTTGTTAGCCTAGTTCGCCAATTTTGCAACGATACCGTTGAGTTTACCAATCATCATCATCCCAGTCTTCCCAGAAGTCACCATCCATTCGACTCGAAGATCGACGAGGGGGTGGATCATCTGACGACGGTCGCCCGGTCACCAATTCCACACCTTTATTCACCCCTTTGGAGACCGCCTCACTAATCGAAGACATGGAAGGCAAGGGGAACAGCTCTTCTTCGTCATCGTAGTACTCTTGATTGACACGAGCTACCTCTTGATTCAGTTCGTATAGGGCATCCTGGAGGTTAGCATAGTCCAAATCAATTTGGCGATCCTGATCCTGGTTAATGCTGTCTTGTAAATCTCGGGAGAGGGTTTCGACTCGTCTTCTCAAGTTGCTGGCAAATTGGGGACCAAAATCGAGGGTGATTTCTCGTAACTTGCGATCGCATTGGCTAATCAGATCTTGCCCCCGGTTTCGCTTATCAATTCGCTCCCGACGCAGGCGATCCTTGTCGGCAAACTGCTCCGCTTCCTGGAGCATGCGGTTGACTTCAGAATCCGACAGATTGGCCGCCCCTTGGACCGTAATGGTTTGTTCTCGGCCCGTATATTTATCCATCGCCGTCACTTGCAGAATGCCATTGGCATCGATATCAAAAGACACCTGCACCTGGGGCACCCCTCGGGGGGCCGGGGGGATACCCCGCAGCTGAAATCGTCCCAAGGATTTATTGTTATTGGCTAGCTGTCGTTCCCCTTGAAGCACATGGACTTCCACCTGATTCTGATTGTCCTGGGCCGTCGAGAAGACATCAGATCGCCGCACCGGAATCGTCGTATTGCGCGGAATTAGGGTCTTCATCACCCCACCAATGGTTTCTAAACCAAAAGACAGGGGGGTCACATCCAGCAAGAAAATATCTTGCAAATCCCCTGCCGTAATCCCAGCCTGGATCGCCGCGCCCACGGCCACCACTTCATCCGGGTTGACATTCTGATTGGGACGCTTGTTGATCATCTGACCGATCAGGGTCTGGACCATGGGGATGCGGGTGGAGCCGCCCACTAACACCACTTCATCAATATCGATGGAGCGCAGATTACTATCCCGCAAAGCCCGCTCCACCGGAGCCTGTAGTCGCTCTGCTAGATCGGCACATAAATTTTCAAACTGGCCCCGACTCAACACCATATCCATATGTTTGGGGCCTTCTTCCGTCGCCGTGATAAAGGGCAGACTCACATTGGTCTCCGGTAAGCCCGATAGCTCGATTTTGGCCTTTTCTGCTGCTTCCGTTAGGCGCTGTAGAGACTGGGGTTCCCGGCGCAGATCAATATTTTCTTTCTCTAGAAACTGTTCCGCCAGCCAATCGACAATAACCCGGTCGAAGTCCGTGCCGCCTAACTGCGTGTCTCCAGCCGTCGCTCGCACTTCAAAGACCGAATCTCCCACATCTAGGATCGAGACATCAAAGGTACCACCGCCTAGGTCAACCACCATCACCGTTTGGTTATACTGATTGTCCAATCCATAGGCTAGGGCTGCCGCCGTCGGCTCATTAATAATCCGCTTGACCTCTAACCCGGCAATTCGCCCCGCATCTCGCGTGGCCTGTCGCTGAGCATCATTAAAGTAGGCAGGCACGGTAATCACTGCCCCAGTAATGGGTTCTCCCAGAAAGCGACTCGCCTCATCCGCAAGCTTCCGCAGAATCATGGCCGATACTTCTTCCGGGGCGAATTCTCGTTCCAAGGCTGGGCATTTTATTTTGACATTGTCCGCCTGATCCCGCCGGATGGTGTAGGGTACTCGTTTGGAAAAAGCGGATAATTCACTATACCGACGCCCCACATATCGCTTAAAGGCATAGAAGGTATTTTGAGGATTGAGGACAGATTGTCTGCGGGCCAATTGACCAATCAGCCGTTCTCCCTCTTTACCAAACGCCACCACAGAAGGAGTTGTACGGCTGCCTTCGGTATTGGCAATCACAACTGGCTTGCCCCCCTCCATCACTGCCACCACTGAATTAGTAGTACCTAGGTCAATGCCGACAATTCTGCCCATGAACTCTATTTCTCCTATCGCCAGCCTGGTGCGATCTGTATCGTGAACCGTTGAATTTAATATTTTATCCTGCTAAACGGATTCTGTTCTGTGCTTAAGATCTGTTCCGTGCTCAAGAAGGGTCTCTCCCAAAGAACGAATGCTTCTGCTGACCATAAACATCTTTAAGAGTCACCCCGATTGGGGAGAAACCTCCCTGTTGTTAACCCCCCATCGGTTCTATGCCTCTCTTTAAGTCTACAGAATACCTCAGCCGTCTTCTCTCCGGGGCAGCCATCAACCCTCCTGGGCCACCTGAGCCTTCTCCTGACATTGGCAAAGCACCAGTCCAAACCATTGGTTGGCATCCGTCCAAGTTCGCAAAGGGGTTAATTCCTTTGATGTAGGGGTTTCCCTGCCCCCCGAAGACTGCACCCAGGTCTGAGAGACGGAGCGCAACTGTTGCTTTAAAGTCTCTAAATCAAATTTACGGGAGATTTCCGTACGGATGGTTTCTGCCGGTTCAAACTCAACCGTCAAATCCAGAGCAGCTAGGTTCACCTGCTGAGCTTTTTGGCTCACGAGATGCATTTCGATCTGATGCTCCTCTCGATTGTAAAAAGATTGGTGGTGGAAATGTTCCACCTGAAAATCCCCTTGAAATCGCTGATTGAGATGATGCAGCATATTCAAATTAAACGCAGCCGTGACCCCTTGGCTATCGTTATAGGCGGCTTCCAATTGCTGTACTGATTTCTGCAAATCTACCCCCAACAGTAGATACTCGCCGGGCTGCAGGGCTTGGGTTAACTCAGCAAAGAAGCGTTCACATTCTTGAGGGTTGAGATTTCCTAGAGTACTGCCCAGGAAGCAAATCATACGGGTCGGCAGTTGAGAGGGGGATAAGGCAGCAAGCGCTGCTTCATAGGTGCCCACATAGCCATGAATATTGAGGGTGGGATAGTCCTTTAGCAAATGGATGGCGCTCTGTTTGAGGATGCCGCCGCTGACATCAATCGGGCAGTACCAGGAGGCCAACCCCATACCCACATAGGCATCTAACAACAATCGTGTCTTGGTAGAGCTGCCACTGCCCAGTTCCACTAACTCACTCGGGCCAGTGATGGTGGCGATTTCGGCTGCATAGGCCTGCAGAATAGCGGTCTCAGTTCGGGTTGGGTAATATTCCGGCAGCTCACAGATTTGTTCAAACAGCTGGGAGCCTTGATCATCGTAAAAATACTTGGCCGGGAGCGTTTTGGGGGTTTTCGATAGCCCTTGAATCACATCTAATCCGGGCTGGGTAGTGGTCGAAGACGAATCCGAGGTTAATTGGGTAATCTGTAAACGAGATTGAAGGTCAGTGGGGGATGGTGCCGACAGGGGTTGAGTTTCTGTATGCACAGACTCAAGCATGGGTGAGGGGTCTCCAACAGGGAGGCAACACAACGGTCACCTTAGGTTCCCAACCACTGTAAACCATCCCCAACAAACCCGCACAATCACCCATAGGCACAGCGAAACCCTGCAAAATGAATTCGAATCCGAGGCTCATACCAATTACGGAAGGCCCCCCGAAGGACAGGGGCCTGGGTAGCCCAACTCCCCCCTTTTAAGATGCGATGCTGGTGATCAAAATAAGCCATGGAATAGCCTTTATAGGGATAGGGGTCAAAATCAGGAAAGGGATGAAACCAAGTATTCGTCCATTCCCAAACATTGCCTAGTAAATCAAAACAACCATAGGCACTTTGCCCTTTTGCATACTGATGGACGGGGGTCGTCCCCCAATGCAAGCCCCCATGATTACAGTGGTGGTTTTCCGGGGTCTGGTTGCCCCAAGGATAGATTCGCTTGGTGGGTAGATCCTGGGGGTTAGGCTGCCAACAGGCTGCCTTCTCCCATTCCGCCTCAGTTGGCAGGCGTTTGCCCACAAACCGAGCATAGGCATCTGCTTCATACCAGCTCACCCCACAGACGGGATGATCGGCTCCCCCCTCGGCAATCCAATGGGTGGGATGGTTAACGGGATTCTCTTGTAACCATTGCCATCCCTCATCCGACCAAAATTGGGACTGACGATATCCCCCCGCTTCGATGAACTGTTGATACTGGCCTTGGGTCACGGGAAATCGATCGATCCAAAATGCATCCACCTGAACCCAATGGGCTTTTCTTTCGTTATCGAGGGCTTCCACACCGTCATTGCCTAAGAGAAACGGTCCCCCTTCAATGGGAACCATGTCTTGATCTGGCAGGGTGGGCTTCTCTTCAGAGGTACTGGCAGCAGGCCATGGCTTATTCTTGGGTACAAACGAAACGGGCTGTAATTGTCGGTGATGCAGTTGGAGCACCCAAGTGATCGTCTCGCAATGCTGGCTTTCGTGCTGGACTAACCAATGCCATAGCCAAGCCCGAGTGTCTAGAGGGGCTTCTAGCAAATAGTCCCAAACTTGACTCCGGATTTGCTCTAGATAGGCACATATTTCCGCAAAGGAGGGCAGGTTTTGGCGCTCAGCCTTCGGTAAGCCATCCGCCGCAAATAACCGCCGATACTCAGGAAACAGGGGGGCATATCCAGCTTCATGTTCTAAAAGCCACAGTCCTTCCGTAAAGCCAATATGTCCCAAATGCCACCCCACCGGGCTAAAGTCAGGATTGGCTTGTAGGCGAAACGTCTCTTCGCTGATGCCTTCAAAAAGCTGAAGGGTGCGGGTGCGGGATTGGGTCAGGGTTTCCTTAATCGCTAATTGCAGTGGTTCGGTTCCAGAAAATAGTTTCTTAGAGGGCATGGGTGGCGATTTCTCCCCTGGGATTGATGGTTAATAAGCGATTGGCTGGAATGGATTGCCAACGCTCCCCAAACTGCGATCGCATCTCTACATCGGCATCCAAAGGCTCCGATGCCACCAGCACTCCTTTCACTGGGTGGGTCACCTCTAACCAGTACAAAGATGGAGGCGGATCGGGATAGGCATAGCGAGACACGGTCATAGATTCACCATCACTGAGCACAATATTCAGGCTCACCCGCACCTCATAGGATTTTGCCCAAGCTTGGATCTGGTGCAAGGATTGGGTCAAAGCCTGGGCCAGGGTCTGGGTCGGATTTTGGGCCAGGGTTTCATAAATTAAAGCCAGAATATGTTCTGAGTCCGTCGTTCCTTCAATACTTTGGTAGCGTTCGTCACTGAGGCATTCTCGCATCGGTCGATAGAGGGTTTGACGGAACTGATCAATAAAGCCATTGTGAATCCCCAGCAATTGGCGATCGCCGAAGGGCTGGCAATTACTGAGCTGCAGGCTTTGTCCCAGGGTGGCGCTGCGAATATAGGCGAGAAAACTCCCGGACAAAATATAGCGACAGAGTTCCTCAAAATTGGGATCATTCCAAATGGGTAAACTATTGCGATACCGATAGGGGGGGTGTTGGGAGGCTGGCTTATACCAGCCCATACCAAATCCATCGGCATTAATTAAACCCGCCGTCATTTCTTTGGGCTGGTAGCTCTGGGCCACGAGGGAATGGCGGGGGGCAATGAGAAAGGTATCTAACGAAACCGGTTCACCTAAATAGCCCAACAAACGGCACATAGAGAGGAACGTCCTTATCCATCAGTGAACACTGTAACAAGGTCAATGCAGGTCTTTGAAGGAGCATGCCATAATTACGTCAGCCTTATCCCTCTTTGTTTGATCAGTTGAGGGAATCAACGGTTATGCCCATGTCCCACCAGCCCGCTGATCCATTCGACATTGCGTCCCCTTTGTCCTTGGCCAATCCCTTCGCGGCCTTTATCGACCAAACGGTTGATATTTTTGTGGCCTACGACCAGGATCTGCGAATTATCACCATCAACCGCATCGGGGCACAGCGGTTGCAGCGACCCTATGAACAAATCCTGGGACAAACCAATCAGCAACTCTTTGGACCTCAGGCAGAACTGATCGATCCGTTTCTGATATCGGCCTTAGAATCTGGGGAACGAGTGTTTGCTGAACAAGAACTTGTGTTTAATCAGCAGCGCTACTATTACGACACGATTTATACTCCAACCACAGATGCCCGAACAGGCGAACGGCAGGTGTGGGGAATTTGCCGAGATATCACCATCAAAAAGGATCTACAAAAGAAACGGGAAGCTCTCCTCAAACAGCAAACCATCCAGATCGAGGAGCGATTTCGGACATCGTTTAATAATGCGGCCATCGCCAAGGCATTAATTGCCCTGGATGGGTCATGGCTTCAAGTCAATCCAGCCCTCAGCCAACTCCTCGGCTATGACCCAGCTGAATTGCTGAAGTTACGCATTGAAGACCTCACTCACCCGGAGGATCAAGACATTGATCGGCATCAAGTCCGCCAGCTACTAATCGGCCAAACGTCTAGCTACCAAATTGAAAAACGGTTCCTCCATCGTTTAGGCCACACTCTGTCCGTCCTTTTAAGCGTCGCCCTCATCCGCAATTCCCAAGGCAACCCCTCCTATTTCATTGCTGAAATGCAGGATGTTACCCAACGCAAACAAGCCGAAGCCGCCCTGTATCTTCAGCTCCAGAAAACCCTGCAATTGCAGACTGCCCTCCAAACCAAAAACCAAGCGCTACAAGAAAGTAGCCAAGCAGCCCAAGCGGCGAACCTAGCTAAAAGTGAGTTTCTAGCCATGATTAGTCATGAAATCCGCACGCCCATGAATGCTGTCATTGGCATGACGGATCTACTGAAAGATACTCACCTCGATCCCCATCAGCAAGATTTTGTGGAAACGATTCGAACCAGCGGTGAGTCACTCCTCAATATCATTAATGACATTCTCGATTTCTCCAAGATCGAGTCGGGGAAACTAGAACTAGAGCTTCACCCTTTCCCTCTTTCCACTTGTATTGAAGAAGCCTTAGATATCGTTAATTCCAAAGCGACGGCCAAAGGGCTGGAACTGGCATATTTGATTGAACCTGGAACCCCCAATCATATCCAGGGAGATGCCAATCGTCTCCGGCAAATCCTCGTTAACTTGCTGGGGAATGCGGTGAAGTTCACGGCTGATGGCGAAGTGATTGTGACCATCTCTGCCCGAGATGTTGCCACTGCTGAAATGACCCCGGAAGTTCCTTTATTCCTCCATGAACTCCTCTTTGAAGTCAAAGATACCGGTATTGGTATTGCGCCAGAACATCAGCAGAAGTTGTTTCAGTCCTTTTGCCAACTGGACTCTTCCATTACCCGGGAGTATGGTGGAACGGGCTTAGGATTGGCCATTAGCAAGCAACTCTGCGAGCTGATGGGTGGAACCATTTGGGTGGAAAGTCAGGTGGGAATAGGCTCAAGATTTTTCTTTACCATTGCCGCTTCTGCCTTACCCGGCCTGGAGGATCACCGAGCCACGGAGTCCCAATTTCAAAACAAGCGGGTTTTAATCGTCGAGGACAACGCCAGTACGGGGCAGATTCTTTGCCAACAAGTCCAGGCATGGGGTTTAGTTCCTACCCTGGCTTCTTCTGGCTTGGAGGCGTTGGCATGGGTCAAGAAGGAACGTTTTGATGTTGCGATCGCAGATCTGCAACTCCCCACCATGACCTGGTCCCGACTCCTATCTGAACTAACCCAAAATCATATCCAAGCCCCGCTTCCAATTATTGGCTTATGTGCCATCGGGGAAAGTGCTGCCGTCTGGCAATATCAGCCCCTGCTATCCGCCTCCCTCAGCAAACCGGTTAAGCAATTTAGGCTCTACCAAACCCTTCTTAAGGCGCTCTCCACCCACCAATCTGATCTTACCCAGCCTTCCATATCCCAACCCCCTCCCAAACCAGCGCCCTCCTCCGTCAGAATTTTGGTAGCAGAAGATAATGTTATTAACCAAAAGGTCATTCTTAAACTGTTAGACCGCTTAGGTTACCAGGCGGATTTAGTCACCAATGGCTTGGAGGTACTCACTGCCCTGCAAGAGCAATCCTATGACGTGGTGCTAATGGATGTACAAATGCCGGAGATGGACGGCATCACCACGGCCCAGAGCATTTGTGAACAGTGGGATAAAACGA
The genomic region above belongs to Acaryochloris sp. CCMEE 5410 and contains:
- the egtC gene encoding ergothioneine biosynthesis protein EgtC, with product MCRLLGYLGEPVSLDTFLIAPRHSLVAQSYQPKEMTAGLINADGFGMGWYKPASQHPPYRYRNSLPIWNDPNFEELCRYILSGSFLAYIRSATLGQSLQLSNCQPFGDRQLLGIHNGFIDQFRQTLYRPMRECLSDERYQSIEGTTDSEHILALIYETLAQNPTQTLAQALTQSLHQIQAWAKSYEVRVSLNIVLSDGESMTVSRYAYPDPPPSLYWLEVTHPVKGVLVASEPLDADVEMRSQFGERWQSIPANRLLTINPRGEIATHAL
- the dnaK gene encoding molecular chaperone DnaK, coding for MGRIVGIDLGTTNSVVAVMEGGKPVVIANTEGSRTTPSVVAFGKEGERLIGQLARRQSVLNPQNTFYAFKRYVGRRYSELSAFSKRVPYTIRRDQADNVKIKCPALEREFAPEEVSAMILRKLADEASRFLGEPITGAVITVPAYFNDAQRQATRDAGRIAGLEVKRIINEPTAAALAYGLDNQYNQTVMVVDLGGGTFDVSILDVGDSVFEVRATAGDTQLGGTDFDRVIVDWLAEQFLEKENIDLRREPQSLQRLTEAAEKAKIELSGLPETNVSLPFITATEEGPKHMDMVLSRGQFENLCADLAERLQAPVERALRDSNLRSIDIDEVVLVGGSTRIPMVQTLIGQMINKRPNQNVNPDEVVAVGAAIQAGITAGDLQDIFLLDVTPLSFGLETIGGVMKTLIPRNTTIPVRRSDVFSTAQDNQNQVEVHVLQGERQLANNNKSLGRFQLRGIPPAPRGVPQVQVSFDIDANGILQVTAMDKYTGREQTITVQGAANLSDSEVNRMLQEAEQFADKDRLRRERIDKRNRGQDLISQCDRKLREITLDFGPQFASNLRRRVETLSRDLQDSINQDQDRQIDLDYANLQDALYELNQEVARVNQEYYDDEEELFPLPSMSSISEAVSKGVNKGVELVTGRPSSDDPPPRRSSSRMDGDFWEDWDDDDW
- a CDS encoding DnaJ C-terminal domain-containing protein, which produces MQNFRNYYDILKVSKEASTEEIKRSYRKLARQYHPDLNPGDKAAEEQFKTISEAYDVLSDVEKRSKYDQFGQYWQQQGFQKSSSPQSTKKWGRQTNPFVSDKVDFSEFADFQEFLDQLLERPYGKKSNARKQTRSKPKSSAAGQRDAEARLTLPLEKAYAGGRERIRLEDGRSLEVSMPMGMVSGQRIRLKGQGTSGGDLYLKIDVSPHAFYRLEGNDIICELPITCAEAILGGQIEAPTLDGWVKVTIPSGVRSGQRLRLGGKGYPTSNGKRGDQLVEIRIESPKNISPRERELYEQIRQIETYKPRANLPI
- a CDS encoding cryptochrome/photolyase family protein produces the protein MESTLIYPHQLYERHPAVTPNRILFLIEEPLFFLQYLFHQKKIILHRASMKSYAERLKDQGFTVQYIASHKLESSSTVFAILKSQGIRYAHICEVTDDWLEQRITKAAQTFDIQLYWYPTPNFLTQTSELESLLPAHKSLRMNSFYIKQRQRLGILLDGEGPVGGKWSFDADNRKRLPKKIELPRIQWPAANTFVKEAVTYTQQHFASNPGSSHGFVYPIDHDSARQFLYQFLETRIDQYGAYQDAIDADQSYLFHSVLTPALNIGLLHPEEIVQATLDRHADRPIPLNSLEGFIRQVIGWREYVRGVYLLKGRTQRTTNFFQHHRPIPEQFWSANTGILPFDTAMARALDSSYANHIERLMVFSNLFLLCEFDPDQVYRWFSSLFIDAFDWVMVPNVYGMGQYADGGLMITKPYVSSSNYLRKMSYFKSGDWSALWDGLYWRFMHKHRSLFERNPRTRMTVSHLDRMGDKLDQHLQVSAAFLDSF
- a CDS encoding pentapeptide repeat-containing protein, translating into MASREHLNILNQGVKAWNQWRDANPNIRPNLQLANLNGKNLSKINFSRADLSGADLSGTELRHAHLIGANLSRAFMRWSDLSRATLRGAYLWGADLSGTTLEQVDLSYAKLRGATMRWADLSFARLTQANLRGATLSGATLCRSILRKADCSWTELRWADMRGANLYETDLRWTDLRGADLRYSSLDYAIALSSDFTGATFTGASIENWKISNDTKFDEVDCAYIYLKSSQRDRHPLAGDFISGEFINLVQKPVGTIDLLFLHGIDWLAFVAAYQALTNEFVQCDIDIQAIEKKSGGAFTVRLEVPVDANYEAIEAQAKQHYTAQLKAIERRYKSQLNATDVELKIYRQKNADIKEITKLLAVRPLKARNKAALQHQPNLRVPS
- a CDS encoding SUMF1/EgtB/PvdO family nonheme iron enzyme, which produces MPSKKLFSGTEPLQLAIKETLTQSRTRTLQLFEGISEETFRLQANPDFSPVGWHLGHIGFTEGLWLLEHEAGYAPLFPEYRRLFAADGLPKAERQNLPSFAEICAYLEQIRSQVWDYLLEAPLDTRAWLWHWLVQHESQHCETITWVLQLHHRQLQPVSFVPKNKPWPAASTSEEKPTLPDQDMVPIEGGPFLLGNDGVEALDNERKAHWVQVDAFWIDRFPVTQGQYQQFIEAGGYRQSQFWSDEGWQWLQENPVNHPTHWIAEGGADHPVCGVSWYEADAYARFVGKRLPTEAEWEKAACWQPNPQDLPTKRIYPWGNQTPENHHCNHGGLHWGTTPVHQYAKGQSAYGCFDLLGNVWEWTNTWFHPFPDFDPYPYKGYSMAYFDHQHRILKGGSWATQAPVLRGAFRNWYEPRIRIHFAGFRCAYG
- the egtD gene encoding L-histidine N(alpha)-methyltransferase, with amino-acid sequence MLESVHTETQPLSAPSPTDLQSRLQITQLTSDSSSTTTQPGLDVIQGLSKTPKTLPAKYFYDDQGSQLFEQICELPEYYPTRTETAILQAYAAEIATITGPSELVELGSGSSTKTRLLLDAYVGMGLASWYCPIDVSGGILKQSAIHLLKDYPTLNIHGYVGTYEAALAALSPSQLPTRMICFLGSTLGNLNPQECERFFAELTQALQPGEYLLLGVDLQKSVQQLEAAYNDSQGVTAAFNLNMLHHLNQRFQGDFQVEHFHHQSFYNREEHQIEMHLVSQKAQQVNLAALDLTVEFEPAETIRTEISRKFDLETLKQQLRSVSQTWVQSSGGRETPTSKELTPLRTWTDANQWFGLVLCQCQEKAQVAQEG